One Formosa agariphila KMM 3901 genomic window, GGGAAACGCCCTGCGAGTTTTCATATTCCAAGATTCAGAAATTTACCTGACTCTGAATCTAAACAGAAATTTCTTAGAGGGTATTCATTTCAGGGTAGCGCAAGCAGAACCAATTGGAAACGCGCTATTAAGGAGTTAAGTTATGGTAAAGATTTAAAAGAATCACTTTTAAAATCAGGACCATGGAAAATTGGAATGTCTGGTTTTGGTGAATGTTTACCTTATCATGAAAATAAAATGACTCTTGACTATAACAAATTAGACGAATGGGGATTACCTACAGTCTCTTTTGACTGCGAATATAAAGAAAATGAATTACTGATGCGTGAAGACATTAAAAATGAAGCTGTTAACATGTTAAAATCAGCTGGATTCAAAAATGTTAAGGGTTACAATAATGAAACATTTCCAGGAATTGCAATTCATGAAATGGGTACTGCTAGAATGGGTAAAGATTCTACTACTTCAGTTTTAAATGCATTCAATCAATTACACAGTGTACCTAATGTTTATGTTACCGATGGTGCTTGTATGACATCTTCAGGAAATCAAAACCCGTCACTTACATATATGGCTTTAACTGCAAGAGCAGTAAATCATGCCGTTAGAAACTATAAAAAAATCAAGTAACATGAAGAGACGAGATGTCTTAAAACAAGGAGCGCTATCATTCGGATACGTGGCTATAACACCAAGTATAGTGAGCCTTTTTCAGTCATGCAGCGAACAATCAGAATCGTGGGAACCTGAAGTTATCCCAACCCATTTAAAAGATATGACCACTGTTTTAATTGATTTTTTTCTACCAAAAACAGACGTGATTGGAGGTACTGATTTAAACTTAACACCTTTCGTCGACAGTATGATATTTGAAACAATGGATGTTTCGAAACAAGGGGTATTTGTTTTAGGTGCTGAAAGTTTTAAAAACACTCTTGAAAAAATTTATAAAAAAAGAATTTCAGAGATAGATTCTAATCAAATTAAAATTGCTTTAAAAACGTTCTGTGATTTACCAAAACAAAAAGAAGAACATGTTTTTGAGCAACTCGAACAACAATTTTCTGAGATAGCTTCAGAGCAGAAAAACACGTATTTGAATTACAATTATATAACTAACGTGAGGTATTATAGTTTATTAGGATATTATACATCTCAAGAAATAGTAGAAGGAGTACAAGATGTGAATCCAAATTTAGGATATTACAATGGGTGTATTAATGATGAATAAAGTATTAAATTGATGAATAGAAGAAAATATATAAAAACTATTGCTCTTGGAGCACTTTTACCAGGGTTTGTAAACACGGGATTTCCTTTAAGCATTTTGAATGATTCACTAAACGAGCAGCAAGTTACTTTTAAATCTAATTGGCACAATTGGAAAAACATGAAGTGGGTTGGTCCTGAATATTGGGGAAATCGCTTGCAAGATTGGGAGTTAATTAACGGTCGTGTAATATGTAATATTTCTGGTGTAAATAGAACCTTACAATTATTAACTGTTCAAAAAACAAGTTCACTTAGCGCCTTTAGTATAAGTGTAGAAATAGATATGCTCCTATCTAATTTGGAAACAGATCAAGTTGGGTGCTTTGGATTGAGATTAGGTGCTAAAGGTCAGTTTGATGATTATAGATCTGCTGCTGTTTTTGGGAAAGGATTTGACATTGGTTTACTACCAAATGGAAATTTAAAATTGGGTGCTGAAACCATTGAAACAGGATTAAAAACCATTCCTAAACAATTTCAATTACAAGTTAAATTTAGTCCGAGTAGTAATGATTATAATCTAACCGTAGACGTTAAAGATACAAAATCAAAACAGACACTTTTTACAACTGTAAAGTCAGCGATTAATAAAGACGTTGTTGCAGGTAACTTTGCATTGTTATCGGATATCAAGGTTGCTAAAGCAATCGAAAACAATCCAACAGTTGCTTTTTCAAACTGGGAAATTAGTGGTTCTCAATTATACCAAAACGAGGAACAATTATTCGGACCTATTTGTTTTGCGCAATATACTTTACACGCTCAGACTTTAAAAATAACAGGACAGTTTGCTCCTATTGAATCTATTCCTAATCATAAAATTTTATTACAATTTAAAAGACATGATACATGGGAAACTTATTCAGAACATCAGTTAAAACACCAAGGAAGAGCTGTAAGTTTTAGAATAGAAAATTGGCAGGAAAACACTGATATACCATATCGTATTATTGTAGAAATTCCATTAAAGACAGAGACTCATCAGTATACTTACGAAGGTACAATTGCAGAAGAGCCTCTAAATATAGAGTCAATTTCTGCAGCTGTATTCAGCTGTAATTTTCATTATGGTTTTCCAGACACAGATGTTTACGAAAATGTTTCAAAATTAAATCCTGATATCATACTTTTTCTAGGCGATCAGTTTTATGAAGGTACAGGAGGTTTTGGAGCACAATACTATGGTGATTTAGACAAAAGTTGTTTAGATTATTTAAGAAAGTGGATGATGTTTGGCTGGTCTTACCGCGAATTATTTCGTCATAAACCATGTGCTATAATTCCTGATGATCATGATGTTTATCATGGTAATGTTTGGGGAGAGTCTGGAGGTAAAGCCGATATTAGTGAAGGGTATGGAGCGTCTTCTCAAGATTCTGGTGGATATAAAATGCCAGCAGATTGGGTAAATATGGTTCAGTTTACACAAACCAGTCATTTACCCGATCCATATGATGCAACACCTGTAAAGCAAAATATAGGTATGTATTATACACAATGGAATTATGGGGGCTTGAGTTTTGCTATTTTAGAAGATAGAAAATTTAAATCGGCTCCTAAACACATCCTTCCTGAAGAAGCTAAAATTTGGAATGGGTTTATTACAAATCCCGATTTCGATATTAAAAAATACAAAAACTTAGAGGCAACACTACTAGGAGAACGTCAGCATAAATTTATTGACGATTGGGCTGACGATTGGGGCTCTAATATAGAAATGAAAGTGGTATTATCGCAAACTAATTTTGCAACTGTAGCAACATTACCTAAAGGCACCTTAACAGATGATATTGTACCAAAATTAAGCATACCAGAAAAAGGTGTTTATGTTAAAGGAGATGCACCTACAGTAGATATGGATTCAAACGGATGGCCATCTAACAAAAGGGATCAAGCTATTCAAAAAATTAGAAAATGTTTTGCTTTTCATATTGCAGGAGATCAACATTTAGGTAGTTTTATTCAATACGGAATAGATAATTTTGGCGATAGTGGTTATGCGTTTGCGGGGCCAGCTTTAAACAATATTTGGCCACGTAGATTTTGGCCCGATATAAATTATGCAGAACACACCTATAAAAATCCTGCTTATGTTGGAAATCACATCGACGGTTTCGGAAATAAAATAACAGTTAAAGCTGTAGCAAATCCATTTAACACCGGTAAAACACCAGAAATTGTACATAACAGAGCAACTGGTTATGGGCTGGTTACGTTTAATAAAAAGGATAGAACTATAAAAACAGAATGTTGGGCACGTTATGCCAATCCACAATTGGGAGAACAAGAACAATTACCTGGTTGGCCAATTACTATTAGTCAAGAAATGAATTATGGTAGGGAAGCAGAAGGTTTCTTACCTGAGTTAATAATAAAAGGAGGTTCTAATCCTGTAGTACAAGTTTTCGATGAAACTTTAAATGAAATCATTTACACTATTAGAATAAAAGGAAACCGCTTTCAACCTAAAGTATTTTCTAAAGCTCACCTCTATACTTTAATCGTGGGAACCGATTTGAGTGATAAAGCTAAAGTTAATCATCTTACTCATATAAAAGTAATTCCTAATCCTCAACCAATAACAATACAATTAAAAGCTTAACTATTTATCTAAATAGGAACAATCAAATTAAATATATGAAAACATCTAATCTCTCATTTTTAATCTTATTGTATTTGTCCTTTGGCATCACGGCTATGGCCCAAACCAAAGACATATGGGATTATATTGAAAACGAACAGCGTATTAGCGAAAATAAAGAACCGGCACATGCTAGTTTTAAATCTTATGATTCTTCAGAGAATTTAAAGCAAGATAATTCAGAATTTATAAACGTTTTGGATGGGGTATGGAAATTTAAATGGGTAAGAAAACCAGATGATAGACCGACTACTTTTATGAATCCCTCTGAATCTGTTTCAGGATGGGACGAAATTAAAGTACCGAGTAATTGGGAAGTAGAAGGTTTTGGGGTACCTATTTATGTAAATCATCAATATGAATTTGCTGATAATAAAGCACGTGTATCAGACGAAATTGAATTTAAAGATCCGGAAAGTCCACGTTCCGTCCCAAAATACGCCGGAAAAGTACCTCATGATTATAACCCTGTAGGTTCATATCGTCGTGATTTTGTTATAGCAGACTCATGGTCTAGTAAAGAGTTATTTCTACATGTAGGAGCTATGAAGTCTGGAGGCTTTGTTTGGTTAAATGGTGAATATGTTGGATATTCTCAAGGAAGTAAATTACCATCTGAATTTAATATTACCAAGATGGCAAAGCCTGGTAAAAATACCATTGCCATTCAAATATACAGATGGACAGATGGAAGTTTTCTAGAGTGTCAAGATTTCTGGCGAATAAGTGGAATTGAACGTAGTGTATATGTATATGCGCAACCAAAATTACGCCTTCAAGATTTTGAAGTTGTATCTAATCTAGATGCGGGCTATACTAATGGCGAATTCGAATTAGATATCACTCTACAAAATCATGGTAATAAAAAACAACAAGCAGAAATATCATATCATATTTTAAAAGATAACAACATCTTGGTTGAAAATTCTGAGACCATTACAGTCGAAGGCGATTCTAACGGTACAACTTCATTTAATGCTCAACTTCCAAATATTAAACCATGGAGTGCAGAACATCCAAACCTCTATACTTTAGTCTTAGAGTTAAAAGATAAAAAAGGAAATATTACAGAAACGACATCTCGTGAAATCGGGTTTAGAAGTGTTGAAATCAAGCAAGGATTGTTATTAGTAAATGGGCAACGTATAACATTAAAAGGTGTAAATGCCCAGGAAACAGACCCAGAAACCGGTCACGTGATGTCTGAAGCTTTAATTTTAAAAGACATTCAACTTTGGAAAGAAAACAATATTAACGCAGTGCGTTTAAGTCACTATCCGCGAGGAAGACGCTTTTACGAGTTGTGCGACCAATACGGAATTTATGTTGTTGATGAAGCCAATATAGAATCTCACGGAATGTATTACGGTTCATCATCGTTAGCCAAAAACGATGCTTGGGAACATGCTCATGTAGATCGTATGGTAAGAATGGTACAACGCGATAAAAACCATCCGTCTGTAATTATTTGGTCTATGGGAAATGAAGCAGGAAACGGTGTTAATTTTTACGCAGGTTATAAAGCGATAAAAGCTGCCGACAAATCGAAACGTCCGGTGCAATACGAGCGTTCTTATAAAGATACAGATGGTGGTTTATTAGACATGGATTGGAATACAGATATTATTGTGCCTCAATATCCTTCTCCAGCTACTTTCGAAAAAATTGGACAAGATAAAACAGACCGTCCGTTTATACCAAGTGAATATGCTCATGCTATGGGTAACAGCACAGGAAATTTTCAAGACTATTGGGATGTTATAGAAAAATACGATAACCTACAAGGGGGGGTTATTTGGGATTGGGTAGATCAGTCTATTTGGAAAACTAATGAAGATGGCGAACGTTATTATGCTTATGGTGGCGACTATGGCGAAAACATGCCGTCTGATAATACCTTTTTAAACAATGGAATTGTATTTCCAAATCGTACTCCTCAACCCGGATTATATGAAGTTAAAAAAGCACATGAATTTATAAACTTCAAAAATAAAGGCGTAAACAAACAGAACGAACTTCGCGTTTATGTAGAAAATTTATATGATTTTACAAACCTAGATGCATTTAATTTTATTGCTAAAATAAAAGCAGACGGACAGGTTTTAAAAAGTATAACTATAGACACCCTTAACGTAGACACGCATACAGGAAAAATGATTCGTATCCCATTAGATGAAATTAATGTTAAACCAAATACAGAGTATTTCGTTGAATTATCTGCTGAAATAAAAGCAGACTGGGGAATTATACCTGCTAATTTTGAATTAGCACATGAGCAAATTGCATTAACTAAAACATATAAAGTAGAAGAGACTACGCTTCCAAATTCAGATCGTTTAAAAGTAAAAAATAGCAAAGGTATTGTAAGTATTACAAATGATGATTTAGAATTTGTATTTAGTTCTGAAGCTGGTAGAATTGAAATTTTAAAATTTAAAGGGCAAGACTTAATCCTAGCAGGTAAAGGTCCTAAACCAAATTTTTGGAGAGCAGTAACCGATAACGATTCTGGAAATAGAATGTATAAGAATAATATTGAGTGGAAAAAAGCCTCTTTATTCTCTAAAGTAAGCGACATTAAAGTTACAACTGTTGCAGAAGACCGTATTCAACTAAAAGTGAGTTATATATTACCAGGTGTAGATACTACATGGGAAAGTATATATACTGTTTATGGAAACGGAATGATAAAAGTTAGTAATACACTAAACCCAACAACCTATAAGGCAGATATTCCTAGAATAGGAATGCGCATGCAGATGCCTAGGAAATATGATAATTTAACGTATTTTGGACGTGGACCTTGGGAGAATTACAAAGACAGAAACCATGCTGCTTTTATAGACTTATATGAGTCTACTGTAAAGGATCAATATGTACCATACATAAGACCACAAGAAAATGGCTATAAAACTAATGTGCGTTGGGCTGCATTATTAGACGAAACTAATTCTGGATTATTAGTGGTTGCAAAAGATGTTAAACAAGGCTTAGGTTTAAGTGCTTTACATATGCCAAACGAAGATTTTGATACTTCGGAAGGTTTAGATTATGGAGATGCTGCAAAAATTGAAACGGAATTTCGTATTGATGGTATTCCTAATGTGAATAAAAATAAACACACTATAGATATTAAAGAACAAGATTTAGTTCAATTAAATATCGATTTAGATCAGCGTGGAGTTGCAGGTGATAACAGTTGGGGAGGAAAACCACAAGAGAAATATCAGATTAAAGGGAACGAAACACATGTGTACACCTTTTATTTTATGCCTATAGAAGATAAAACTGAAGCCGAATTAATAGAGGCTTCTAAGTTATTTCATTTTAACTAAAACCCAGCTAAAAAAGTGTTGTGCCATATGAAAACGTATACTGTAAATCGCATAGAAGAATCGACTCTAAATATTAATGGACTCGGTAATAGTACGCCATGGAAAACGGCCGAATTATTAACAGATTTTATAGCACCTTGGGATTTAGAATTTAAACCCAAGGTTGCTTTTAAAGCATTATGGGATGTAAATAATTTCTATTTCTGTTTTCATGTAGAAGATCAAGAAGTCTATTTAAATACCACAGACGATAGTATTGAAAGCATTGGATCCTCTGATCGAGTTGAATTATTTTTTAGAAAAGATAAAGACTTAAATCCGTATTACTGTTTAGAAATGGATTCATCTGCAAGGTTGATGGATTTTAAAGCAAAAGCAGGAAAGGTTTTCGATTTCGATTGGAACTGGTCAAAGCATGGCATCGAATTAAAATCTAATGTAAATGCTAACGGATATACGCTTGAAGGCGTAGTGTCTATTTCGGTTTTAAAAGAATTAAAATTACTTTATAATAGCCAATTAGAGGTAGGTATTTTCGCTGCTAAATTTAAACTTACTAATGAGACACAAAGACATCCCATTTGGATGAGTTGGGTTCATCCACAAGTAACAGAACCTAACTTTCATCAACCACTAACGTTTGGCTCTTTAATTTTGAAAGGTTGAAATTTTTAGAACATATTTTTGTGATAAAATAGAATGAACGGATTCAAACCAAACATACCATACTAATAATCGATGTATTAAACTAGATATTTAATTTAAAAACAGCTAGTACAGCCTTATGATCGCTTGGCCATATATTTTTAGGAGTAATAATATTATCGGCAGTATTTTCTATCACTCTTTTATTTCTAACAATATCACCTCTTGGTCCTAGAATGGCTACGTTTTCAAGTTTTAATCGTGTATCTGGGTAGTAAAAAATAAAATCTATACGATCTCGATCATCTGCATTAGGACTCCAAGCTAGTTTAGTAACAGGGACAGCTGTATTATTTGCAGGGTAAGTAAACCCAGGATGTGTAATTGGATTTGAAAACACCGTTCTATAAGCATCTAAAAACCCTGCTTTATCTAATTGTACAGTGTTAAACCAAGGCATGACAACACCATGATGATCATATAAATCTTTATTCGCTTCAACCCAATCTAGATGGGAAGGTTCATTATTATCTCCTCCATAAATGACGACGTTTCCATTTAAAACTTCACTCTTAGCATCATTTATAAATGCAGCGATAGCTTCGTCACGCTTTGAAGCCATATTAATTTCTTGAATTTTAGAAATATTTGTTATTGGTTTTTCTAAAACTTTCCAAGTCGACCCATCGTAGCTTCGAGGCAAATACAAGGCACAATTTAAATAATCTAAATGACCACTATAAAATGCTATGGTATTCCCTTGAACATTAATTATTGCCTTAGTAATTGAACCATGATCATTCTGCAGTGGAAATATAGTGGATTGAGACAAAATGGGATACTTTGAAAGTACCCCCTGAATCTTCACTCTTTTCAGAATAATATGTATAACCTTTTACTTTTAATGCATTAACTAATCTGTCGTTTAATGTTACACCATCGTAATTTCGCACTTCACTAAGCGCTATTAGGTCAGCATCATTTTCTATAATTTCAGTAATAATAGTATTAAAACCGTTTTCAACTTTTGTTCCTTCTTGCCAGATATTAAATTGAAGCACACGTAATTCGACAGCTTCAACTTGAGCATGTAAAAACGCACTACACAACAAAAAAACAATAAGAAAAGGTTTTAAAACATGCATTATCTTAATTTATGAAATTACATTTAAGCTTTTACCAACTTTTATAAATGCGGAAATTGCCTTGTCTAAATGCTGACGCTCATGACCTGCAGATAATTGTACACGTATTCTTGCTTTACCTTTAGGTACTACAGGATAAAAGAAACCAATAACATAAATCCCTTCATCTAAAAGTCTGGCTGCAAACTCCTGGGCTAAAGGCGCTTCTTCTAACATAACTGGTACAATTGGGTGATCTCCTGGCAGAATATTAAAACCTGCTGCTGTCATTTGTTTTCTGAAGTATTTTGTATTCTCTTCTAATGTATCACGTAAATGCGTAGAAGCACTTAAAATATCTAAAACTTTAATTGATGCTCCAACAATAGAAGGTGCTACTGTATTAGAAAACAAGTATGGTCTAGATTTCTGACGTAAAATATCTACAATTTCCTTTCTTGCAGCAGTAAATCCACCTGAAGCTCCACCTAAAGCTTTACCATATGTTCCTGTTATGATATCGATACGATCAATTACATTATGATATTCGTGAGTTCCACGACCTGTTTTTCCTAAAAAACCTGTAGAATGACATTCATCTATCATGACTAATGCATCGTACTTATCGGCTAAATCACAAATTATATTCAATTGAGCAATGGTACCATCCATAGAAAATGAACCGTCAGTTACAATTAACTTTCGTCTTGAACCTTCTGCATCT contains:
- a CDS encoding gluconate 2-dehydrogenase subunit 3 family protein yields the protein MKRRDVLKQGALSFGYVAITPSIVSLFQSCSEQSESWEPEVIPTHLKDMTTVLIDFFLPKTDVIGGTDLNLTPFVDSMIFETMDVSKQGVFVLGAESFKNTLEKIYKKRISEIDSNQIKIALKTFCDLPKQKEEHVFEQLEQQFSEIASEQKNTYLNYNYITNVRYYSLLGYYTSQEIVEGVQDVNPNLGYYNGCINDE
- a CDS encoding alkaline phosphatase D family protein; this translates as MNRRKYIKTIALGALLPGFVNTGFPLSILNDSLNEQQVTFKSNWHNWKNMKWVGPEYWGNRLQDWELINGRVICNISGVNRTLQLLTVQKTSSLSAFSISVEIDMLLSNLETDQVGCFGLRLGAKGQFDDYRSAAVFGKGFDIGLLPNGNLKLGAETIETGLKTIPKQFQLQVKFSPSSNDYNLTVDVKDTKSKQTLFTTVKSAINKDVVAGNFALLSDIKVAKAIENNPTVAFSNWEISGSQLYQNEEQLFGPICFAQYTLHAQTLKITGQFAPIESIPNHKILLQFKRHDTWETYSEHQLKHQGRAVSFRIENWQENTDIPYRIIVEIPLKTETHQYTYEGTIAEEPLNIESISAAVFSCNFHYGFPDTDVYENVSKLNPDIILFLGDQFYEGTGGFGAQYYGDLDKSCLDYLRKWMMFGWSYRELFRHKPCAIIPDDHDVYHGNVWGESGGKADISEGYGASSQDSGGYKMPADWVNMVQFTQTSHLPDPYDATPVKQNIGMYYTQWNYGGLSFAILEDRKFKSAPKHILPEEAKIWNGFITNPDFDIKKYKNLEATLLGERQHKFIDDWADDWGSNIEMKVVLSQTNFATVATLPKGTLTDDIVPKLSIPEKGVYVKGDAPTVDMDSNGWPSNKRDQAIQKIRKCFAFHIAGDQHLGSFIQYGIDNFGDSGYAFAGPALNNIWPRRFWPDINYAEHTYKNPAYVGNHIDGFGNKITVKAVANPFNTGKTPEIVHNRATGYGLVTFNKKDRTIKTECWARYANPQLGEQEQLPGWPITISQEMNYGREAEGFLPELIIKGGSNPVVQVFDETLNEIIYTIRIKGNRFQPKVFSKAHLYTLIVGTDLSDKAKVNHLTHIKVIPNPQPITIQLKA
- a CDS encoding glycoside hydrolase family 2 TIM barrel-domain containing protein, translating into MKTSNLSFLILLYLSFGITAMAQTKDIWDYIENEQRISENKEPAHASFKSYDSSENLKQDNSEFINVLDGVWKFKWVRKPDDRPTTFMNPSESVSGWDEIKVPSNWEVEGFGVPIYVNHQYEFADNKARVSDEIEFKDPESPRSVPKYAGKVPHDYNPVGSYRRDFVIADSWSSKELFLHVGAMKSGGFVWLNGEYVGYSQGSKLPSEFNITKMAKPGKNTIAIQIYRWTDGSFLECQDFWRISGIERSVYVYAQPKLRLQDFEVVSNLDAGYTNGEFELDITLQNHGNKKQQAEISYHILKDNNILVENSETITVEGDSNGTTSFNAQLPNIKPWSAEHPNLYTLVLELKDKKGNITETTSREIGFRSVEIKQGLLLVNGQRITLKGVNAQETDPETGHVMSEALILKDIQLWKENNINAVRLSHYPRGRRFYELCDQYGIYVVDEANIESHGMYYGSSSLAKNDAWEHAHVDRMVRMVQRDKNHPSVIIWSMGNEAGNGVNFYAGYKAIKAADKSKRPVQYERSYKDTDGGLLDMDWNTDIIVPQYPSPATFEKIGQDKTDRPFIPSEYAHAMGNSTGNFQDYWDVIEKYDNLQGGVIWDWVDQSIWKTNEDGERYYAYGGDYGENMPSDNTFLNNGIVFPNRTPQPGLYEVKKAHEFINFKNKGVNKQNELRVYVENLYDFTNLDAFNFIAKIKADGQVLKSITIDTLNVDTHTGKMIRIPLDEINVKPNTEYFVELSAEIKADWGIIPANFELAHEQIALTKTYKVEETTLPNSDRLKVKNSKGIVSITNDDLEFVFSSEAGRIEILKFKGQDLILAGKGPKPNFWRAVTDNDSGNRMYKNNIEWKKASLFSKVSDIKVTTVAEDRIQLKVSYILPGVDTTWESIYTVYGNGMIKVSNTLNPTTYKADIPRIGMRMQMPRKYDNLTYFGRGPWENYKDRNHAAFIDLYESTVKDQYVPYIRPQENGYKTNVRWAALLDETNSGLLVVAKDVKQGLGLSALHMPNEDFDTSEGLDYGDAAKIETEFRIDGIPNVNKNKHTIDIKEQDLVQLNIDLDQRGVAGDNSWGGKPQEKYQIKGNETHVYTFYFMPIEDKTEAELIEASKLFHFN
- a CDS encoding carbohydrate-binding family 9-like protein, giving the protein MKTYTVNRIEESTLNINGLGNSTPWKTAELLTDFIAPWDLEFKPKVAFKALWDVNNFYFCFHVEDQEVYLNTTDDSIESIGSSDRVELFFRKDKDLNPYYCLEMDSSARLMDFKAKAGKVFDFDWNWSKHGIELKSNVNANGYTLEGVVSISVLKELKLLYNSQLEVGIFAAKFKLTNETQRHPIWMSWVHPQVTEPNFHQPLTFGSLILKG
- a CDS encoding exonuclease/endonuclease/phosphatase family protein is translated as MSQSTIFPLQNDHGSITKAIINVQGNTIAFYSGHLDYLNCALYLPRSYDGSTWKVLEKPITNISKIQEINMASKRDEAIAAFINDAKSEVLNGNVVIYGGDNNEPSHLDWVEANKDLYDHHGVVMPWFNTVQLDKAGFLDAYRTVFSNPITHPGFTYPANNTAVPVTKLAWSPNADDRDRIDFIFYYPDTRLKLENVAILGPRGDIVRNKRVIENTADNIITPKNIWPSDHKAVLAVFKLNI
- a CDS encoding exonuclease/endonuclease/phosphatase family protein; protein product: MHVLKPFLIVFLLCSAFLHAQVEAVELRVLQFNIWQEGTKVENGFNTIITEIIENDADLIALSEVRNYDGVTLNDRLVNALKVKGYTYYSEKSEDSGGTFKVSHFVSIHYISTAE
- the kbl gene encoding glycine C-acetyltransferase, with amino-acid sequence MYSNLKEALQAEIETLKEEGLYKSERIITTPQRAEISTTQVNNVINFCANNYLGLSSHPEVLEASKKTIDTHGFGMSSVRFICGTQDIHKELEQKTAEFLGMEDCILYAAAFDANGGIFEPLLTAEDAIISDALNHASIIDGIRLCKAKRFRYAHNDMADLEKQLQDAEGSRRKLIVTDGSFSMDGTIAQLNIICDLADKYDALVMIDECHSTGFLGKTGRGTHEYHNVIDRIDIITGTYGKALGGASGGFTAARKEIVDILRQKSRPYLFSNTVAPSIVGASIKVLDILSASTHLRDTLEENTKYFRKQMTAAGFNILPGDHPIVPVMLEEAPLAQEFAARLLDEGIYVIGFFYPVVPKGKARIRVQLSAGHERQHLDKAISAFIKVGKSLNVIS